The following nucleotide sequence is from Salvia splendens isolate huo1 chromosome 2, SspV2, whole genome shotgun sequence.
TAGTTGAAATGTCTCCAACCTTATTTGCCTCAACTGTCACATTATTTGTCTTCCCTGCCATTCCATCAATGTCATTTCCCATTGTCAAGAGACAATCTATGGCATAAGTATAACTATCTTCACTCTCAACTGCTTTTCCTACTAACTGCATGAAAGAGttacataactctttatatcgTTGTTTCTTTCTTAGTCTTTCATCAACAATGACAACCCCTTCATCGCAACCTCATGTCATCCCATTCTTAGCCTGACATTCTTAGCCTGCTTGGTCCACCGCTTTAAGATATATTCATCAGGTATTCGACCGATATTCATGCATGTTAAGATTCTTAAACTATGTGAGCATTTTAAAATACTTGAGAATTCAAACTTCCTACAACTGCAAGAAATAGAACGTTCAATAGAATCATATGAGACTGTATGTTCACTAGCTCGATAGCATGGCCTGACCTTATATATTCTTCAACTTCCAAGTTGATTCTCACTCTCGATCTTGCTTTCAAATGCCTTCCTCAACTCTTCACTGAACAATGCAAACATCTTATGTGTATATACTGTAGcagcatgctttaaaatttctaatGGAAATGTCATAACAGGAGAACTTTGAGCATTTTTTAAATCTTCTATAGATTCCTTCTCCCGACGATCATCTATCAACCTTTGAAAATGACGGAACACCTCAACTATGTTGTTTTTGTAATTTACATAATGCTTCACAACTGCATTCATGCACTCACTTCGTTGAGTTGTTATGCTGTCTGCACAAAATGTGCTTCTTCCATAGACCAATGCCCATTTTTCCATTAGAGAAAACATTCTTGCCAACCACTGATTATCTTTCAAGTTGAATTTCTCTAACATTTCGTTCCATGCATCAAGAAATTCCGATTCTTCTTCAAAGTCGTACACACAACGACTAAAATCGGCTGCAAATGTGTTCTTGAAGCTCGAAAAAACACTAGAAAGATGAATGGCTGCATTCTGAAAAATATGCCAAACACATAAGCGATGGTAAGTTGATAGCCACTTGGAAGCTAAAGCGGCACTCATTGCTTGATCTTGATCTGTTAAGGTGGTTTTTGGTCTCTTTCCCATCATGGCATCTTCAAATGCACCAAACAACCACTCAAAAGTTTCAATTGTTTCATCATACAATAAAGATGCACCAAATACAGTTGTTTGTTTATGATGATTTACGTCGACAAACAAGGAAATTGGTCTACCATCTCGATGTTTTCTGTATGTAGTATCGAAACAAACGACATCACCAAAATGACCAAAATCTTGTATCATTCTACCATCGGTCCAAAATATATTTGTAATCAGATCTTCCACGTCCAACTGTATTGCATAGTAAAAGTGTGGATCTTCACTTATCATCctttgtaaatattgtaaaacaCCTCCATTATCACCTTGTTTAATCTCCAAAGTCCTCTTTGTTCTCAAATAATTCTTCAAATCAATATGAGTGAAACCAAGATGTTGAATTCCGCCAACTTCCTTTGCCATTACATCAACAATTTTCTTTGGACGCAACTGTAATATCCGAGATCTTGTGGTTTTTGgttctttaatttaatgaatgtcttatgtgttgtgcttaatatatggtgtggaaatATTAATTGCTTTACACTATTGTTGCGGATGGGGTGTTTTTACCTAGCATTAAAAGTGATTAACTAATTAAGctagaattaaaatcctaaataacaaattaaattccTCCCTCCCTAATTCTCTCggcttttcaaaaaaaaaaaaacccctccccctctccccactaatttctcaacctcccccactccctcttaaccgattcTTTTCCCCTTTTCCAATCTCTTTCCCTCTTCGGTCTCTCTCATTCTCTCGCTCGCTCTCTCTCTCGCAAAGTTACTCTCTCTCTGGTAAGTCTCccttcttctccctctcggtttttacctTCCCTCTTACTCCCTCTCATTGATTCCTGATTTCATTAAGGTAGCAAACTCTCGCGTACCGTTTTGAAATCGGAGTAGGGAAGCTTTGACCTACGTTTCGAACTATTCGGAGAaaggtaacccctaacccttgttaattttcgaaacctcatgcatataggacgttttggagGGTTTAGGTGCTGAATAGGTTGTGGGATGATGTGTCTGTGTGAAGCATGTCTTTGttggtaactgacagtgggttccgacccctttttaactaagcaaacgatctccgttgggtacgaattttgaactgtgtaaaggttaatgtgtcctttgtgtggtgtgtaaatttcagcttcattggatgtcgtatgattttattatgatttttgcaagtaaactgcgcagtttcgcgagttgtatgtttttgggagatgttttcatgtgcaagtgGCGTGTTTCTGAGTGAtaggtttttgtgatgaatgtgggtgtgtttggccaagagatggctcggaggaatcagtgtttggttcgagagttttcgtgtgtgttggccgagagttgttgggttcagcctagggcagatttgtggagagtctggaagggatgatcccaggtgtttgggtgtgttttgggatgtagaatgcgtggtgtgtttgtcgtatagggtttgagaatcgggggtcagaggaaaaggggtgtaaattaggcgccgagcagacggccgaggtggtcggccgaggtgccgagccggacggccgagacggtcggtcgaggtgccgagccggacggccgagacggtcggccgaggtgccgaacaggcggccgagacggtcggccgaggtgccgagccggacggccgagatggtcggccgaggtgccgagctgtgccgagacaggtgccgagctgagccgagacaggtgccgagctgtgccgagacaggtgccgagctgtgccgagacaggtgccgagctgtgccgagacaagtgccgagctgtgccgagacaggtgccgagctgtgccgagacggtcggccgaggtgccgagccaggcggccgagacaccgagccaggccgagacgccgatcctttttccgagctttttccgaacctttccgagccaagtgagccgttgcacagtaagggtatgccaggacttggagtgctgtgttcgtgtgtcgtgtgcgcgttttgggtacgtcgtttgcctgcggggtgtgtttcgaacgtgtgactttgtgtgtttgttttgtaacatgtggttaagtgtatgtacgtgtaacgtgctagatgttgaagtcgtccacgtaggaatcatgcattgtcgtttaaagtctcgtctcttctgactctaatcatgattttatttatctttcaaaagggtgatcgtttacgaggaaagtgtggttgaagagaattattttaaaagctaagcaatcgaggtgggctttcctaTCCTAATATACTGTGGgatatctttaatacggactttgttccggaaatatttttatggaggtgaactgtttgtcttgccaactgttttattttgaaacctatctgaagtggtttaccacatatgtttaatcgaattcgggtctgttgggctgcgaaccctcaggctagtgtacacgagactgggtgccatctgagagcaagttggccggtctagatgacctggggtgtggccacgccccttgtcatggtttggatcagatagtgtatgattgagggaatgagggtggcaatatcggaaaatgactgcgcagtcgaatttatgaaatgtattttgtgtacttgggttattttcattatactcaaaaccccaatgttacactgttatggcatgacaaactatgtttttggcgtgtgtccactgagtgcaataagtactcagccctgcatgttgttttcttaatgtgcaggttgagcggcgatggggaggacggatgttgagcagttaaagccaaagtgtgtttttttttatttggtcttttggatggtgtcgtgtcgtcatacatggcagcatctgtcttttggtctttccgctgcttgtaatccgatacaatgttttcctttaaactctgaatactttaactTTTGTAATGTCGTCTTAAGTTCAATGTTTAAAAGTGAACTtcctttattaaatgttttgggtcaaatattcttgttaccccctttcttccccgcttctttatccccccccctagtcgcggtccaccgtacttcctatccttaggaaatgcgggcgtgacagagtggtatcagagcctaggttttctctttctgctctggacccaaaaaaaaaaattctttttctgactggagtaagttttcaaaagtgtcattggctcaacatccgactcatcgcactcaacctgagatgaggtaatgaaaatttcgagattttggaaagtatatggaagtggaggaaattgtgattttggtgttgaaaatgatttttatgtaaagtttaagtaaatgttgagacatgtggaagggtacaacgtgatgtggaaaagttggaaattatttgagttatgaactgttatggtgttatgaactgttgatgtatgatgaacttatatgaaagcatgtggccgatgtgtgatgatttgatgacgtgaatgttgatgtgagcttttatgtgagtatgtgttggccttttgaatgtttgaacttagacgtgatagaatttcactagtgcttcatGGACCTGTGATAGAtaagagcttttggcctttgaacaccagcgggtttgggttagaacagcgatacgtgcatacactctctctctctctcttcttcggttatgtactctgtttttatacgcgaggcggttgtttctgtttttttctatagatggcgcgtatgttccgaaccccgcgacggagtgatcgcgatagacttagggcacagagggtgctcagagattatagagtgtaccggaagaaggatcatgtaccgttgatcgagttcgtggcacacttcgacaccctctggagggcagctcaggagttcggagtgacagagcatgacggcattgagaagctaatagatttgcttcccgatagctggaaggagtgggccgaaagaacggcgaggaggtacacgtggcatgagcccgctaccgatgacatggtgggtgacatggctggctttcggaaagccgtgtattgtgcactggtggactctcgagaggagcagcccccacaggaggtggaagagagggtcgtgtatcaggacaagtatgtgagcatgtacgagggtgaacaagggtatgaagatgtttatgaggaggctctgccagggaactccgaggaggacgacgacgaagacccggaggaagggcctatggatgaggatgatagagtcgtagtctagaattagaatagttcgttgtcttttcagtttttgctttctgtacgatctgctcttgggaacaatgttggccttctttcttttaatgagaattttgattttgatttatatcctatgtgttgcatcttatactacatgaaggttttataagaaaattttgagaaagtggtaattttggatgagaattgtagtaacactttttggatattgaatcagaatgccgccaagacgtgcacgccaaccacgacaagaaccccacgtggaggcaccacctccaccaccaccgccaccaccacctccacccccgcctcaacaagaaagattcatagttacgttctcaaggcagaatcccccaaaatttgacggacaaggagacccatccaaagcggaagagtggatacgcggcctcgagcgtatcttcagggtcatggagtgcacagatagggagcgcattgctggtgctacctttcaactgttaggtgctgccgattactggtgggagactcggcagagaactatggatcctgcacgcctggaggcgctaacatgggaggagtttaaagtagagatcgataacaagtatgttccaaagacgtacagacgggccaaggtggtagagttccacacactaagccaaggccgaatgactgtaaccgagtatgaccgagccctcgcgcagatggcacgatatgcgcccgagttgatggacaccgatgagaaatgggcggtgaagttccgggccgggctcagagatgagataaaggccgcattggcctgtcgaggagaactctcctactcggagatcttgacttgtgcactggacgtggaagatgcactccctaagccaagagttgtggcaacaacaaacgcgacacctctacaagctcagccgggccaccaagagaagaggaggtgggatggtgaccaggctcagtatggtggtaagaggccacaacacatgaggaaccccCCCTACAAtagcgggagacagaatactttccaaccgagggcaaactttccgccgaggaaccctcaatgtgggaggtgcttcaagtaccacgccggggagtgtcgagaccctaggtgcttcaactgtggtgggagtggccactacatccgaaattgcccaaacaagcacatgggaacgggaacgagacagaaccagctaggtttccgtccacaatcccaggcactacctgcacctccaccgcaacaacgccgccaaggattaccatcgcaagcaagggcctacgccttgaaggggaaacagccggcaaacgggaaagaaacctttgagcaaggaaacttggcaggtatgggcacacttctcaatatgcctatagttgtcttgtttgatacgggtgcgtcgcattcctttatatcaacgtcttgtgtggatactttggaattacctactgttaagaccgaacccactatgagtgtgacctcaccggtaggcggggctatagatatatcccgatcttgtgcatgtgtgaactttggaataggtgaactcagtttagtggcttataatttgcaagtaatgacgatgggtagcgtagacataatcttgggtatggattggttagcggagaaccacgttacccttcattgtagagaaaggaaaatttcgtttgaaacccccggaaaagagccgatgaagtttcacggagtcccaatgagccgacgcaagtccattatctctgcgctgcaagccactaaaatgatgaggaagggatgtccagcgtaccttgtttatttgaatggggaggagaagaaagacaggaagatagaagatgtggcgatagtgagtgaatatcccgatgtcttccccgatgcattgccgggacccccacccgacaggcaagtagaattcacgatcgatctggagcccggatcggcaccaatatcaaaagcaccttatagaatggcgccgaaagagttggaggagcttaaggtgcaactgcaagagctactggaattgggattcattagacctagcgtgtcaccatggggagcaccagtgttgttcgtaaagaagaaggatggaacgatgaggatgtgcatcgactatcgggagctaaacaaactaacgctgaagaacaagtatccactaccaaggatagacgacttgtttgaccaacttcgaggggcaggagtcttctctaagatggatttgaggtctgggtaccatcagctgagggttcggcgagaagatgtacccaagacagcttttcgaacaagatatggtcattatgagttcgttgtaatgccttttggactgacgaacgccccggcagtgttcatggaccttatgaaccgcgtgttccatccatttctggatcggtttgtcctggttttcatcgatgacgtgcttgtttactcaaagaacgaggaggagcacaaagagcacttgagaaccgtcctagcaactctaagggacgagaaactatatgccaagttcagtaaatgcgagttttggctcaaggaagtaaattttcttggacatgtagtaacttcagatggaattcgtgtagatccggccaaggtagaagcggtgcaggagtggaagtcaccttctacacaaaacgaaatccgaagctttttaggactggcgggctattatcgaagattcatcgagggattctcgaagatagcaaggccaatgacgcaacaactgaaaaagggagtcaagatgatttggacgccagaatgtgaggcgagctttcagttgttgaaggagaaattga
It contains:
- the LOC121775908 gene encoding protein FAR1-RELATED SEQUENCE 5-like, producing MAKEVGGIQHLGFTHIDLKNYLRTKRTLEIKQGDNGGVLQYLQRMISEDPHFYYAIQLDVEDLITNIFWTDGRMIQDFGHFGDVVCFDTTYRKHRDGRPISLFVDVNHHKQTTVFGASLLYDETIETFEWLFGAFEDAMMGKRPKTTLTDQDQAMSAALASKWLSTYHRLCVWHIFQNAAIHLSSVFSSFKNTFAADFSRCVYDFEEESEFLDAWNEMLEKFNLKDNQWLARMFSLMEKWALVYGRSTFCADSITTQRSECMNAVVKHYVNYKNNIVEVFRHFQRLIDDRREKESIEDLKNAQSSPVMTFPLEILKHAATVYTHKMFALFSEELRKAFESKIEIVGSLNSQLVGKAVESEDSYTYAIDCLLTMGNDIDGMAGKTNNVTVEANKVGDISTNGDINESQIKGVKPKGRESEGSKLINNEYWNLTYNVFDNQSTS